A genomic stretch from Salarias fasciatus chromosome 10, fSalaFa1.1, whole genome shotgun sequence includes:
- the LOC115395039 gene encoding histone acetyltransferase KAT5 isoform X3: MTKMADNSSSVEIVEGCRLPVLRKNQEHEDEWPLAEILSVKEVSSRKLFYVHYIDFNKRLDEWVTSDRLDMKKLQFPKKEAKTPTKNGLPGSRPSSPEREVVRKSLDLNLQQTATAPSRGKTLPTPKRKVEPVPVPAQVSPAAPVTTLSTPAEAPQAAVFPAVRETTPFKSRDPDHEQLASLTTNGNARRIIPAQPGRKRKANCGGTDEMIKVLQYNNPQSASVFLPPPEDSQDSSDGIPSAPRMTGSLVSDRSHDDIVTRMKNIECIELGRHRLKPWYFSPYPQELTALPILYLCEFCLKYLKSLKCLQRHLVRISLDRLYHTTKCNLRHPPGNEIYRKGTISFFEIDGRKNKNYSQNLCLLAKCFLDHKTLYYDTDPFLFYVMTEYDSKGFHIVGYFSKEKESTEDYNVACILTLPPYQRRGYGKLLIEFSYELSKVEGKTGTPEKPLSDLGLLSYRSYWSQTILEILMDLKPDNGERPQITINEISEITSVKKEDVISTLQYLNLINYYKGQYILTLSEDIVDGHEKAMKKRHLRIDPKCLHFTPKDWSKRGKW, encoded by the exons TCAACAAGCGCCTGGACGAATGGGTCACATCGGACAGGTTGGACATGAAGAAGCTTCAGTTTCCTAAGAAAGAAGCTAAAACGCCAACCAAGAATGGTCTTCCAGGATCCCGTCCCAGCTCTCCGGAGCGAGAAGTGGTG AGGAAGAGTCTAGATCTCAACCTACAACAAACTGCCACAGCTCCTTCCAGAGGCAAAACCCTCCCCACACCG AAGAGGAAAGTGGAGCCCGTCCCCGTGCCAGCTCAGGTATCCCCGGCCGCCCCCGTCACCACCCTGTCAACTCCAGCTGAAGCCCCTCAGGCGGCTGTTTTCCCTGCGGTGAGAGAGACCACCCCCTTCAAGTCCCGAGACCCAGACCATGAACAGCTCGCCTCGCTCACAACG AACGGCAACGCCAGACGAATCATCCCGGCTCAGCCCGGCAGGAAGCGGAAAGCTAACTGTGGGGGGACGGATGAG ATGATAAAGGTTTTGCAGTACAACAACCCCCAAAGTGCCAGTGTCTTTCTGCCACCACCAGag GACTCGCAGGACAGTTCGGACGGCATCCCGTCTGCGCCGCGCATGACGGGCAGCCTGGTGTCCGATCGCAGCCACGACGACATCGTGACGCGCATGAAAAACATCGAGTGCATCGAGCTGGGCCGGCACCGCCTGAAGCCCTGGTACTTCTCGCCGTACCCGCAGGAGCTCACCGCCTTGCCCATCCTCTACCTCTGTGAATTCTGTCTCAAGTATCTCAAAAGCCTCAAATGTCTGCAGAGACATTTGGTAAGAATCTCTCTGGATCGTCTGTAtcacact accaAATGTAATCTAAGACATCCTCCAGGCAACGAGATCTACCGCAAAGGCACCATCTCCTTCTTTGAGATCGACGGCAGGAAAAACAAA aatTATTCCCAGAACCTGTGTTTACTTGCAAAGTGTTTCTTGGACCACAAAACACTGTATTACGACACGGACCCTTTCCTTTTCTATGTAATGACAGAGTATGACTCCAAAGGGTTTCACATAGTGGGCTACTTCTCCAAG GAAAAAGAATCAACTGAAGATTATAACGTTGCCTGCATCCTTACTTTGCCTCCTTACCAGCGAAGAGGTTACGGCAAACTGCTCATCGAGTTCA GTTACGAGCTTTCCAAAGTGGAGGGTAAGACGGGCACGCCCGAGAAGCCGCTGTCTGACCTCGGCCTGCTGTCGTACCGCTCCTACTGGTCACAGACCATCCTGGAAATCCTCATGGACCTTAAACCCGACAACGGAGAGAGGCCACAAATCACCATCAA TGAGATCAGCGAGATCACGAGTGTCAAGAAAGAAGATGTTATTTCAACGCTTCAGTACCTCAACTTAATCAACTATTACAAG GGCCAGTACATCCTGACTCTGTCGGAGGACATCGTGGACGGTCACGAGAAGGCCATGAAGAAGAGGCACCTGCGCATCGATCCTAAATGTCTCCACTTCACGCCCAAGGACTGGAGCAAGAGGGGCAAGTGGTAG
- the LOC115395039 gene encoding histone acetyltransferase KAT5 isoform X2 codes for MTKMADNSSSVEIVEGCRLPVLRKNQEHEDEWPLAEILSVKEVSSRKLFYVHYIDFNKRLDEWVTSDRLDMKKLQFPKKEAKTPTKNGLPGSRPSSPEREVVRKSLDLNLQQTATAPSRGKTLPTPTASRMSDHVCLPQKRKVEPVPVPAQVSPAAPVTTLSTPAEAPQAAVFPAVRETTPFKSRDPDHEQLASLTTNGNARRIIPAQPGRKRKANCGGTDEMIKVLQYNNPQSASVFLPPPEDSQDSSDGIPSAPRMTGSLVSDRSHDDIVTRMKNIECIELGRHRLKPWYFSPYPQELTALPILYLCEFCLKYLKSLKCLQRHLTKCNLRHPPGNEIYRKGTISFFEIDGRKNKNYSQNLCLLAKCFLDHKTLYYDTDPFLFYVMTEYDSKGFHIVGYFSKEKESTEDYNVACILTLPPYQRRGYGKLLIEFSYELSKVEGKTGTPEKPLSDLGLLSYRSYWSQTILEILMDLKPDNGERPQITINEISEITSVKKEDVISTLQYLNLINYYKGQYILTLSEDIVDGHEKAMKKRHLRIDPKCLHFTPKDWSKRGKW; via the exons TCAACAAGCGCCTGGACGAATGGGTCACATCGGACAGGTTGGACATGAAGAAGCTTCAGTTTCCTAAGAAAGAAGCTAAAACGCCAACCAAGAATGGTCTTCCAGGATCCCGTCCCAGCTCTCCGGAGCGAGAAGTGGTG AGGAAGAGTCTAGATCTCAACCTACAACAAACTGCCACAGCTCCTTCCAGAGGCAAAACCCTCCCCACACCG ACCGCGAGCCGCATGTCTGACCACGTCTGTCTGCCGCAGAAGAGGAAAGTGGAGCCCGTCCCCGTGCCAGCTCAGGTATCCCCGGCCGCCCCCGTCACCACCCTGTCAACTCCAGCTGAAGCCCCTCAGGCGGCTGTTTTCCCTGCGGTGAGAGAGACCACCCCCTTCAAGTCCCGAGACCCAGACCATGAACAGCTCGCCTCGCTCACAACG AACGGCAACGCCAGACGAATCATCCCGGCTCAGCCCGGCAGGAAGCGGAAAGCTAACTGTGGGGGGACGGATGAG ATGATAAAGGTTTTGCAGTACAACAACCCCCAAAGTGCCAGTGTCTTTCTGCCACCACCAGag GACTCGCAGGACAGTTCGGACGGCATCCCGTCTGCGCCGCGCATGACGGGCAGCCTGGTGTCCGATCGCAGCCACGACGACATCGTGACGCGCATGAAAAACATCGAGTGCATCGAGCTGGGCCGGCACCGCCTGAAGCCCTGGTACTTCTCGCCGTACCCGCAGGAGCTCACCGCCTTGCCCATCCTCTACCTCTGTGAATTCTGTCTCAAGTATCTCAAAAGCCTCAAATGTCTGCAGAGACATTTG accaAATGTAATCTAAGACATCCTCCAGGCAACGAGATCTACCGCAAAGGCACCATCTCCTTCTTTGAGATCGACGGCAGGAAAAACAAA aatTATTCCCAGAACCTGTGTTTACTTGCAAAGTGTTTCTTGGACCACAAAACACTGTATTACGACACGGACCCTTTCCTTTTCTATGTAATGACAGAGTATGACTCCAAAGGGTTTCACATAGTGGGCTACTTCTCCAAG GAAAAAGAATCAACTGAAGATTATAACGTTGCCTGCATCCTTACTTTGCCTCCTTACCAGCGAAGAGGTTACGGCAAACTGCTCATCGAGTTCA GTTACGAGCTTTCCAAAGTGGAGGGTAAGACGGGCACGCCCGAGAAGCCGCTGTCTGACCTCGGCCTGCTGTCGTACCGCTCCTACTGGTCACAGACCATCCTGGAAATCCTCATGGACCTTAAACCCGACAACGGAGAGAGGCCACAAATCACCATCAA TGAGATCAGCGAGATCACGAGTGTCAAGAAAGAAGATGTTATTTCAACGCTTCAGTACCTCAACTTAATCAACTATTACAAG GGCCAGTACATCCTGACTCTGTCGGAGGACATCGTGGACGGTCACGAGAAGGCCATGAAGAAGAGGCACCTGCGCATCGATCCTAAATGTCTCCACTTCACGCCCAAGGACTGGAGCAAGAGGGGCAAGTGGTAG
- the LOC115395039 gene encoding histone acetyltransferase KAT5 isoform X1, producing the protein MTKMADNSSSVEIVEGCRLPVLRKNQEHEDEWPLAEILSVKEVSSRKLFYVHYIDFNKRLDEWVTSDRLDMKKLQFPKKEAKTPTKNGLPGSRPSSPEREVVRKSLDLNLQQTATAPSRGKTLPTPTASRMSDHVCLPQKRKVEPVPVPAQVSPAAPVTTLSTPAEAPQAAVFPAVRETTPFKSRDPDHEQLASLTTQNGNARRIIPAQPGRKRKANCGGTDEMIKVLQYNNPQSASVFLPPPEDSQDSSDGIPSAPRMTGSLVSDRSHDDIVTRMKNIECIELGRHRLKPWYFSPYPQELTALPILYLCEFCLKYLKSLKCLQRHLTKCNLRHPPGNEIYRKGTISFFEIDGRKNKNYSQNLCLLAKCFLDHKTLYYDTDPFLFYVMTEYDSKGFHIVGYFSKEKESTEDYNVACILTLPPYQRRGYGKLLIEFSYELSKVEGKTGTPEKPLSDLGLLSYRSYWSQTILEILMDLKPDNGERPQITINEISEITSVKKEDVISTLQYLNLINYYKGQYILTLSEDIVDGHEKAMKKRHLRIDPKCLHFTPKDWSKRGKW; encoded by the exons TCAACAAGCGCCTGGACGAATGGGTCACATCGGACAGGTTGGACATGAAGAAGCTTCAGTTTCCTAAGAAAGAAGCTAAAACGCCAACCAAGAATGGTCTTCCAGGATCCCGTCCCAGCTCTCCGGAGCGAGAAGTGGTG AGGAAGAGTCTAGATCTCAACCTACAACAAACTGCCACAGCTCCTTCCAGAGGCAAAACCCTCCCCACACCG ACCGCGAGCCGCATGTCTGACCACGTCTGTCTGCCGCAGAAGAGGAAAGTGGAGCCCGTCCCCGTGCCAGCTCAGGTATCCCCGGCCGCCCCCGTCACCACCCTGTCAACTCCAGCTGAAGCCCCTCAGGCGGCTGTTTTCCCTGCGGTGAGAGAGACCACCCCCTTCAAGTCCCGAGACCCAGACCATGAACAGCTCGCCTCGCTCACAACG CAGAACGGCAACGCCAGACGAATCATCCCGGCTCAGCCCGGCAGGAAGCGGAAAGCTAACTGTGGGGGGACGGATGAG ATGATAAAGGTTTTGCAGTACAACAACCCCCAAAGTGCCAGTGTCTTTCTGCCACCACCAGag GACTCGCAGGACAGTTCGGACGGCATCCCGTCTGCGCCGCGCATGACGGGCAGCCTGGTGTCCGATCGCAGCCACGACGACATCGTGACGCGCATGAAAAACATCGAGTGCATCGAGCTGGGCCGGCACCGCCTGAAGCCCTGGTACTTCTCGCCGTACCCGCAGGAGCTCACCGCCTTGCCCATCCTCTACCTCTGTGAATTCTGTCTCAAGTATCTCAAAAGCCTCAAATGTCTGCAGAGACATTTG accaAATGTAATCTAAGACATCCTCCAGGCAACGAGATCTACCGCAAAGGCACCATCTCCTTCTTTGAGATCGACGGCAGGAAAAACAAA aatTATTCCCAGAACCTGTGTTTACTTGCAAAGTGTTTCTTGGACCACAAAACACTGTATTACGACACGGACCCTTTCCTTTTCTATGTAATGACAGAGTATGACTCCAAAGGGTTTCACATAGTGGGCTACTTCTCCAAG GAAAAAGAATCAACTGAAGATTATAACGTTGCCTGCATCCTTACTTTGCCTCCTTACCAGCGAAGAGGTTACGGCAAACTGCTCATCGAGTTCA GTTACGAGCTTTCCAAAGTGGAGGGTAAGACGGGCACGCCCGAGAAGCCGCTGTCTGACCTCGGCCTGCTGTCGTACCGCTCCTACTGGTCACAGACCATCCTGGAAATCCTCATGGACCTTAAACCCGACAACGGAGAGAGGCCACAAATCACCATCAA TGAGATCAGCGAGATCACGAGTGTCAAGAAAGAAGATGTTATTTCAACGCTTCAGTACCTCAACTTAATCAACTATTACAAG GGCCAGTACATCCTGACTCTGTCGGAGGACATCGTGGACGGTCACGAGAAGGCCATGAAGAAGAGGCACCTGCGCATCGATCCTAAATGTCTCCACTTCACGCCCAAGGACTGGAGCAAGAGGGGCAAGTGGTAG
- the LOC115395039 gene encoding histone acetyltransferase KAT5 isoform X4 has protein sequence MTKMADNSSSVEIVEGCRLPVLRKNQEHEDEWPLAEILSVKEVSSRKLFYVHYIDFNKRLDEWVTSDRLDMKKLQFPKKEAKTPTKNGLPGSRPSSPEREVVRKSLDLNLQQTATAPSRGKTLPTPKRKVEPVPVPAQVSPAAPVTTLSTPAEAPQAAVFPAVRETTPFKSRDPDHEQLASLTTNGNARRIIPAQPGRKRKANCGGTDEMIKVLQYNNPQSASVFLPPPEDSQDSSDGIPSAPRMTGSLVSDRSHDDIVTRMKNIECIELGRHRLKPWYFSPYPQELTALPILYLCEFCLKYLKSLKCLQRHLTKCNLRHPPGNEIYRKGTISFFEIDGRKNKNYSQNLCLLAKCFLDHKTLYYDTDPFLFYVMTEYDSKGFHIVGYFSKEKESTEDYNVACILTLPPYQRRGYGKLLIEFSYELSKVEGKTGTPEKPLSDLGLLSYRSYWSQTILEILMDLKPDNGERPQITINEISEITSVKKEDVISTLQYLNLINYYKGQYILTLSEDIVDGHEKAMKKRHLRIDPKCLHFTPKDWSKRGKW, from the exons TCAACAAGCGCCTGGACGAATGGGTCACATCGGACAGGTTGGACATGAAGAAGCTTCAGTTTCCTAAGAAAGAAGCTAAAACGCCAACCAAGAATGGTCTTCCAGGATCCCGTCCCAGCTCTCCGGAGCGAGAAGTGGTG AGGAAGAGTCTAGATCTCAACCTACAACAAACTGCCACAGCTCCTTCCAGAGGCAAAACCCTCCCCACACCG AAGAGGAAAGTGGAGCCCGTCCCCGTGCCAGCTCAGGTATCCCCGGCCGCCCCCGTCACCACCCTGTCAACTCCAGCTGAAGCCCCTCAGGCGGCTGTTTTCCCTGCGGTGAGAGAGACCACCCCCTTCAAGTCCCGAGACCCAGACCATGAACAGCTCGCCTCGCTCACAACG AACGGCAACGCCAGACGAATCATCCCGGCTCAGCCCGGCAGGAAGCGGAAAGCTAACTGTGGGGGGACGGATGAG ATGATAAAGGTTTTGCAGTACAACAACCCCCAAAGTGCCAGTGTCTTTCTGCCACCACCAGag GACTCGCAGGACAGTTCGGACGGCATCCCGTCTGCGCCGCGCATGACGGGCAGCCTGGTGTCCGATCGCAGCCACGACGACATCGTGACGCGCATGAAAAACATCGAGTGCATCGAGCTGGGCCGGCACCGCCTGAAGCCCTGGTACTTCTCGCCGTACCCGCAGGAGCTCACCGCCTTGCCCATCCTCTACCTCTGTGAATTCTGTCTCAAGTATCTCAAAAGCCTCAAATGTCTGCAGAGACATTTG accaAATGTAATCTAAGACATCCTCCAGGCAACGAGATCTACCGCAAAGGCACCATCTCCTTCTTTGAGATCGACGGCAGGAAAAACAAA aatTATTCCCAGAACCTGTGTTTACTTGCAAAGTGTTTCTTGGACCACAAAACACTGTATTACGACACGGACCCTTTCCTTTTCTATGTAATGACAGAGTATGACTCCAAAGGGTTTCACATAGTGGGCTACTTCTCCAAG GAAAAAGAATCAACTGAAGATTATAACGTTGCCTGCATCCTTACTTTGCCTCCTTACCAGCGAAGAGGTTACGGCAAACTGCTCATCGAGTTCA GTTACGAGCTTTCCAAAGTGGAGGGTAAGACGGGCACGCCCGAGAAGCCGCTGTCTGACCTCGGCCTGCTGTCGTACCGCTCCTACTGGTCACAGACCATCCTGGAAATCCTCATGGACCTTAAACCCGACAACGGAGAGAGGCCACAAATCACCATCAA TGAGATCAGCGAGATCACGAGTGTCAAGAAAGAAGATGTTATTTCAACGCTTCAGTACCTCAACTTAATCAACTATTACAAG GGCCAGTACATCCTGACTCTGTCGGAGGACATCGTGGACGGTCACGAGAAGGCCATGAAGAAGAGGCACCTGCGCATCGATCCTAAATGTCTCCACTTCACGCCCAAGGACTGGAGCAAGAGGGGCAAGTGGTAG